A genome region from Anastrepha obliqua isolate idAnaObli1 chromosome 4, idAnaObli1_1.0, whole genome shotgun sequence includes the following:
- the LOC129244960 gene encoding flap endonuclease 1: MGILGLAKLIADIAPAAIKENEIKNYFGRKVAIDASMCLYQFLIAVRADGAQLTTVDGEPTSHLMGMFYRTIRMLEHGIKPVYVFDGKPPDLKSGELAKRAERREEAQKALEKAEEAGNAEEVEKFNRRLVRVTKDHAREAQELLKLMGVPYVEAPCEAEAQCAALVKAGKVYGTATEDMDALTFGSSVLLRHLTFSEARKMPVKEFFYEKVLQGLELTSTEFIDLCILLGCDFCEGIKGIGPKRAVELINTHRDIETILKNIDQKKYTVAENWNYQVARELFLNPEVTDPMSIELKWTEPDEEGLVKFLCGDRQFSEERVRAGAKKIQKSKNTQTQGRLDNFFKTLPSTNNNKATPKRKVEEDKKGANKKSKTGGGGRGRRPK; this comes from the exons ATGGGAATTTTGGGCTTAGCAAAATTAATAGCAGATATTGCACCAGCTGccattaaagaaaatgaaattaaaaactacTTCG GACGCAAAGTGGCCATTGATGCATCGATGTGTCTCTATCAATTTCTGATTGCTGTACGTGCTGATGGTGCGCAACTAACAACCGTGGACGGTGAGCCTACATCACATCTGATGGGCATGTTCTATCGTACTATAAGGATGTTGGAGCATGGCATTAAGCCGGTATATGTGTTTGATGGTAAGCCGCCAGATTTAAAATCCGGTGAATTGGCGAAGCGTGCAGAGCGTCGCGAAGAAGCACAAAAGGCTTTGGAAAAGGCCGAGGAGGCGGGCAATGCAGAAGAGGTGGAGAAATTCAATCGTCGTTTGGTGCGTGTGACAAAAGATCATGCGCGTGAGGCGCAGGAATTACTTAAACTTATGGGAGTACCCTATGTAGAGGCACCATGTGAAGCGGAAGCACAGTGTGCAGCACTGGTAAAAGCAGGCAAAGTTTATGGCACGGCTACAGAGGATATGGACGCACTTACCTTTGGTTCCAGTGTGCTGCTACGTCATCTGACATTCAGTGAGGCACGCAAAATGCCGGTTaaggagtttttttatgaaaaagtgcTTCAAGGACTCGAACTGACTAGCACAGAA ttCATAGATCTTTGCATACTGCTGGGATGTGATTTCTGTGAAGGTATCAAGGGTATTGGACCAAAGCGTGCAGTTGAGTTAATCAATACTCATCGCGATATAGAGACTATACTAAAGAATATTGATCAAAAGAAATATACGGTAGCGGAGAATTGGAATTATCAAGTGGCGCGTGAACTGTTTTTAAATCCAGAAGTAACAGATCCAATGAGTATTGAG cttAAATGGACAGAACCCGATGAGGAAGGTTTGGTTAAATTTCTTTGCGGTGATCGGCAGTTTAGTGAGGAACGCGTACGCGCCGGTgccaagaaaattcaaaaatccaaaaatacgCAGACGCAGGGACGactagacaatttttttaag acTTTGCCatctacaaataataataaagccaCACCTAAGCGTAAGGTTGAAGAGGATAAAAAGGGTGCCAATAAGAAATCCAAAACTGGCGGCGGTGGCCGTGGTAGGCGTCCTAAGTAA
- the LOC129244959 gene encoding integrator complex subunit 8: MSADKSAINSSNKKMDDPLRPKAVPLAAETVLWFEFLLDPQLITKHLQKPNPDPSALELMSQFISVTPDVIMPPQYDLTVPEAENLPGGIPVTPGAGVTSSAPMGNIDGLRIPRKQIALKILTLKVATWLKWNLDVLEKSLPIPKQLFLLRDLCTVCFGKLITIPLQQDFQPKISPDGHEHAARFALTFYHRWVLRLQILKDIAMKAARPSMANMFVPMEPMHQFFAPDIPPQNSVEYLQELCKSTEPFYVFTYDTFVTLHADTETMRQNFEQMQKISLPELRAQIYFDLVNFYLYTKQYRLAREAVNECRRNLKEMKVDYKSESAKRTDSGYIFCHVNDDELEGYLLACGCSEQRTTLTERFNASSLKQYKDIIEILQEDNHVHEIPLVSRRILELDIEAVISQGTLKEPRTLEMQVAALNVVRSIFENGNIFASVDYFEKYRHMNCFVAIIDAISSVLPHCTLSERNTIKNFLIDCILKQNNGKQFLQQVKHIQFFTATELRDLERQTAEEELLVPTLATLSEWKFSSKIMRIEVGSLERQLISCTNANTVRKLLVKLAATNPTKPLWTVNPSWEIATPLKSLLMSMQRGFLQDFAYVLLGKAREMTAKNDYIGAVSMLSVLKSETQRQELSNTTIVSKLGKLVNWEILLIQITQCLDEWNRKTLDLQSLGNRCKQCLASLQTNDNIIPRIEIIESCAIMLLNLGDWNALMFLDKRLPQLELPIAFAATVLDMEKMKGSKKICRDAFDLVLQMFVNTTKRSGGPGGGGGSGSGGSSRNSPSLAVSTGLQPFLKRIRHQLVFSLAISCLGKIQNILRDDTNHDLSGEYMHLWPAVIPSPLAYSVRIVCETLHWLLTEALKYYPQTITWLKMKGDLELAIGNNEAAMRCYVNALITGTDYCTFPLQRNVADDYVIHKMIRCSSNLGCHMQATVLCQFLEEIDYGIVFKRLTEKSSNFTDAMDAYYNCIWDTTLLEFIINLHARKGEHSRKLEAIAIMGSLELNANNNDEIKREAAAIRKTRFLRALAKQYLL; encoded by the exons ATGAGCGCGGATAAAAGTGCAATAAATtcgtcaaataaaaaaatggatgatcCTTTACGTCCGAAAGCGGTGCCTCTTGCGGCCGAAACAGTTCTCTGGTTTGAATTCCTACTTGACCCtcaattaattacaaagcactTGCAGAAACCTAATCCAG atCCCAGTGCATTGGAGTTGATGTCACAATTCATATCAGTTACACCGGATGTTATAATGCCACCACAGTATGACCTGACGGTGCCAGAGGCTGAAAATTTACCCGGTGGCATACCTGTGACACCGGGCGCAGGCGTAACTAGTAGCGCGCCAATGGGTAACATTGATGGCCTACGTATACCACGGAAGCAAAtagcattgaaaatattaacaCTTAAAGTTGCAACTTGGTTGAAGTGGAACCTGG ATGTTTTAGAGAAAAGTCTGCCCATACCAAAGCAGCTATTTCTGTTACGTGATTTATGCACAGTGTGTTTTGGCAAATTGATCACTATACCTTTGCAACAGGATTTTCAGCCAAAGATTT CACCTGATGGGCATGAGCATGCGGCGCGTTTTGCACTTACCTTTTATCACCGTTGGGTGCTGCGCTTGCAAATATTGAAAGATATTGCCATGAAAGCGGCACGCCCCTCCATGGCTAATAT GTTTGTGCCAATGGAACCGATGCATCAGTTCTTTGCGCCAGATATACCACCACAAAATAGCGTTGAATATCTGCAGGAACTATGCAAATCCACCGAACCCTTTTATGTTTTCACCTATGATACATTTGTAACACTTCATGCGGACACCGAAACAATGCGACAAAATTTcgaacaaatgcaaaaaatttctcTGCCTGAACTGCGCGCTCAAATCTATTTCGATCTAGTGAATTTCTACTTGTACACCAAACAATATAGGTTGGCACGCGAAGCCGTAAACGAATGCCGACGCAACTTGAAAGAAATGAAAGTAGACTATAAATCTGAATCGGCTAAACGAACTGACTCTGGTTACATATTCTGTCACGTAAACGATGATGAACTGGAAGGTTATTTGCTGGCATGTGGCTGCAGTGAGCAGCGCACAACTTTAACGGAGCGCTTTAATGCGTCGTCACTAAAGCAGTACAAG gacATCATCGAAATATTACAAGAGGACAATCATGTGCATGAAATACCACTTGTAAGTCGGCGCATACTCGAGCTAGACATCGAAGCAGTTATTTCGCAGGGCACGCTGAAGGAACCGCGCACACTCGAGATGCAAGTAGCCGCGCTGAATGTGGTGCGCAGTATATTCGAGAATGGAAACATATTTGCCAGCGTTGATTACTTTGAGAAATACAGACATATGAATTGCTTTGTTGCGATAATAGAT GCCATCAGCAGTGTACTGCCGCATTGTACACTAAGCGAACGTAACACAATCAAAAATTTCCTTATTGATTGTATATTGAAACAAAACAACGGTAAACAATTTCTACAACAGGTAAAACACATACAATTCTTCACTGCAACCGAATTGCGCGATTTGGAGCGACAAACTGCAGAAGAGGAATTGCTGGTGCCAACACTAGCAACTCTCAGTGAATGGAAGTTCAGTTCGAAGA TAATGCGCATCGAAGTGGGCTCACTTGAGAGGCAACTAATCTCATGCACAAATGCGAATACAGTGCGCAAGCTGCTGGTCAAATTGGCGGCTACTAATCCCACTAAACCGCTTTGGACTGTTAATCCCAGTTGGGAGATAGCAACGCCACTCAAATCGCTGCTTATGTCCATGCAAAGAGGTTTCTTGCAAGACTTTGCTTATGTCTTACTGGGCAAAGCGCGCGAAATGACGGCAAAAAat gACTACATTGGGGCCGTATCGATGTTGAGCGTGCTCAAATCGGAAACACAACGCCAAGAGCTGTCGAATACCACCATAGTTTCAAAGCTGGGCAAATTGGTTAACTGGGAAATCCTACTCATACAAATCACACAGTGTTTGGATGAGTGGAATCGCAAAACTTTAGATCTGCAATCGTTGGGCAATCGTTGCAAGCAATGCCTGGCTTCGTTGCAAACCAACGACAATATTATACCGCGCATCGAG ATAATTGAAAGCTGCGCCATAATGCTGCTCAATCTAGGCGATTGGAATGCTCTAATGTTCCTGGATAAGCGACTGCCACAACTCGAATTGCCCATTGCCTTCGCGGCCACCGTACTCGATATGGAGAAAATGAAGGGCTCCAAAAAGATATGTCGCGACGCCTTCGATTTGGTATTGCAAATGTTCGTCAATACCACAAAGCGCAGCGGTGGGcctggcggcggcggcggcagtGGTAGCGGCGGTAGCTCACGCAATTCACCTTCGCTGGCTGTTTCGACTGGCCTACAACCATTCCTTAAACGTATACGCCATCAACTGGTATTTTCCTTAGCCATTTCATGCCTCGGCAAAATACAAAACATACTCAGAGATGATACAAATCACGATCTGAGTGGTGAATACATGCACTTATGGCCAGCTGTTATACCCAG CCCCTTGGCCTACAGCGTGCGCATAGTTTGCGAAACGTTGCATTGGCTACTGACCGAAGCGCTCAAATACTATCCACAAACTATTACATGGCTGAAGATGAAGGGGGACCTGGAACTAG CTATTGGCAACAATGAAGCAGCGATGCGTTGTTATGTCAATGCGCTCATCACCGGCACCGACTACTGCACTTTTCCGCTGCAACGCAATGTAGCCGATGACTATGTAATACACAAGATGATACGCTGCTCATCGAATTTGGGTTGTCACATGCAAGCCACAGTGCTGTGTCAA TTTTTAGAAGAAATCGATTATGGCATTGTATTCAAGCGGCTCACTGAGAAATCTTCGAACTTTACCGATGCAATGGATGCTTATTATAATTGCATTTGGGATACAACATTGCTGGAATTCATTATTAATTTGCACGCAAGAAAAGGAGAGCATAGCCGGAAATTAGAAGCG ATCGCCATTATGGGCTCCCTTGAATTGAATGCGAATAACAATGACGAAATCAAACGTGAAGCAGCAGCTATACGAAAAACACGGTTTCTACGCGCATTAGCCAAACAGTATTTGTTGTAG